A window of the Streptomyces albireticuli genome harbors these coding sequences:
- a CDS encoding PadR family transcriptional regulator, whose translation MPPVFAHGRLRLYLLKLLDEAPRHGYEIIRLLEERFQGLYAPSAGTVYPRLAKLEAEGLVTHATEGGRKVYSITDAGRTELAGRQGELAELELDIRESVSALASDIREDVRGAAGDLRRDMREDARRTRAEPPAGDPFQSAKEEFRRAKEQWKEQARRAKEESRRARQDAQQARRQAKQAHEEAYEEVLRIADRVQREVGEHVRQEGWPSGIAEGFGLLTRELGDLGQRLAEGKDAPGRGPRGAGASGSGRPRPDGPAPYWATDPSEPSEDPARDLDRLLDRFRDGIRDTARDHGVTPAQLAESRRHLAEAAARIDAALRDPDD comes from the coding sequence ATGCCCCCCGTCTTCGCCCACGGCCGGCTGCGGCTGTACCTGCTCAAGCTCCTCGACGAGGCCCCGCGCCACGGCTACGAGATCATCCGGCTGCTGGAGGAGCGCTTCCAGGGGCTCTACGCCCCCTCCGCCGGCACGGTCTACCCGCGGCTGGCCAAGCTGGAGGCCGAGGGCCTCGTCACGCACGCCACCGAGGGCGGCCGCAAGGTCTACTCGATCACCGACGCCGGCCGCACCGAACTCGCCGGCCGCCAGGGCGAGCTGGCCGAGCTCGAACTGGACATCCGCGAGTCCGTCTCCGCGCTCGCCTCCGACATCCGCGAGGACGTCCGGGGCGCCGCGGGCGATCTCCGCCGCGACATGCGCGAGGACGCGCGCCGGACGCGCGCGGAGCCGCCCGCGGGCGACCCCTTCCAGAGCGCGAAGGAGGAGTTCAGACGCGCCAAGGAGCAGTGGAAGGAGCAGGCCCGGCGGGCGAAGGAGGAGAGCCGCCGCGCCCGCCAGGACGCCCAGCAGGCCCGCCGCCAGGCGAAGCAGGCGCACGAGGAGGCCTACGAGGAGGTCCTGCGGATCGCCGACCGCGTCCAGCGGGAGGTCGGCGAGCACGTCCGCCAGGAGGGCTGGCCGTCCGGCATCGCGGAGGGCTTCGGTCTCCTGACCCGGGAACTGGGCGACCTCGGCCAGCGCCTGGCGGAGGGCAAGGACGCCCCGGGCCGCGGGCCGCGCGGGGCTGGCGCGTCCGGCTCCGGGCGCCCGCGTCCGGACGGACCCGCCCCGTACTGGGCCACGGACCCGTCCGAGCCCTCCGAGGACCCGGCCCGCGACCTGGACCGCCTGCTGGACCGCTTCCGCGACGGCATCCGCGACACGGCCCGGGACCACGGGGTCACCCCCGCCCAGCTCGCCGAGTCCCGCCGCCACCTGGCGGAGGCGGCGGCCCGCATCGACGCGGCACTGCGCGACCCGGACGACTGA